The following are encoded in a window of Oncorhynchus mykiss isolate Arlee chromosome 31, USDA_OmykA_1.1, whole genome shotgun sequence genomic DNA:
- the LOC110504484 gene encoding mothers against decapentaplegic homolog 5 isoform X1, whose translation MTSMSSLFSFTSPAVKRLLGWKQGDEEEKWAEKAVDALVKKLKKKKGAMEDLEKALSSPGQPSKCVTIPRSLDGRLQVSHRKGLPHVIYCRVWRWPDLQSHHELKPLEVCEYPFGSKQKEVCINPYHYKRVESPVLPPVLVPRHSEFNPQHSLLVQFRNMTHNEPHMPVNATFPESFQQHSGGSGTSFPISPNSPYPPSPASSGGVGTYPNSPASSGPSSPFQLPGRWSSASQGDSQKCIPTVCIRVTGERQSVHPSLDTAWGLTPSSCSADTPPPAYMPPDEQMGQEGSMETSSSGPRNMPSGDVQPVEYEEPSHWCSIVYYELNNRVGEAYHASSTSVLVDGFTDPSNNKNRFCLGLLSNVNRNSTIENTRRHIGKGVHLYYVGGEVYAECLSDTSIFVQSRNCNYHHGFHPTTVCKIPSGCSLKIFNNQEFAQLLAQSVNHGFEAVYELTKMCTIRMSFVKGWGAEYHRQDVTSTPCWIEVHLHGPLQWLDKVLTQMGSPLNPISSVS comes from the exons ATGACCTCTATGTCCAGCCTCTTCTCCTTCACCAGTCCAGCTGTGAAGCGTCTGCTGGGGTGGAAGCAGGGGGACGAGGAGGAGAAATGGGCTGAGAAGGCTGTTGACGCTCTggtcaagaaactgaagaagaagaaaggAGCTATGGAGGACCTGGAGAAAGCCCTCAGCAGCCCAGGACAGCCCA GTAAGTGTGTGACCATCCCTCGGTCTCTGGACGGTCGTCTCCAGGTGTCTCACAGGAAGGGTCTCCCCCACGTTATCTACTGCAGAGTGTGGAGGTGGCCCGACCTACAGTCTCACCACGAGCTCAAGCCTCTGGAAGTGTGTGAATACCCCTTTGGCTCCAAGCAGAAGGAGGTCTGCATTAACCCCTACCACTACAAGAGAGTAGAGAGCCCAG TGCTGCCTCCGGTGTTGGTGCCTCGCCACAGTGAGTTCAACCCCCAACACAGCCTCTTGGTCCAGTTCAGGAACATGACTCACAACGAGCCCCACATGCCCGTGAACGCCACCTTCCCAGAGTCCTTCCAGCAGCACAGCGGGGGCAGCGGCACCTCCTTCCCAATCTCCCCCAACTCCCCCTACCCTCCCTCCCCAGCCTCCAGCGGAGGGGTGGGCACCTACCCCAACTCTCCTGCCAGCTCCGGACCCTCCAGCCCCTTCCAGCTTCCAGGTAGAT GGTCTTCTGCCAGCCAGGGGGACAGTCAAAAGTGTATACCGACGGTCTGCATCAGGGTGACTGGTGAGCGTCAGTCAGTGCACCCATCTCTGGACACAGCATGGGGTCTGACCCCCAGCTCCTGTTCTG CTGATACCCCACCTCCGGCTTACATGCCCCCTGACGAGCAGATGGGACAGGAGGGGTCCATGGAGACCAGCAGCAGCGGGCCCAGGAACATGCCTAGTGGGG ATGTGCAGCCAGTGGAGTACGAGGAACCGAGCCACTGGTGCAGTATTGTGTACTATGAGTTGAACAACAGAGTGGGTGAGGCCTACCATGCTTCTTCTACCAGCGTCCTGGTGGACGGCTTCACCGACCCCTCCAACAACAAGAACCGCTTCTGCCTGGGGTTGCTCTCCAACGTCAACCGGAACTCAACCATAGAGAACACACGCCGCCACATCGGCAAAG GGGTCCATCTCTACTACGTAGGAGGTGAGGTGTATGCAGAGTGTCTGAGTGACACCAGTATCTTCGTTCAGAGTCGTAACTGTAACTATCATCACGGTTTCCACCCCACCACGGTGTGTAAGATCCCTAGTGGCTGCAGTCTGAAGATCTTTAACAACCAGGAATTTGCTCAGCTACTGGCCCAGTCTGTGAACCATGGCTTTGAGGCTGTCTACGAACTGACCAAGATGTGCACCATCCGAATGAGCTTTGTAAAG GGCTGGGGAGCTGAGTATCACCGACAAGATGTCACCAGCACCCCCTGTTGGATAGAAGTTCATCTTCACGGCCCTCTGCAATGGCTGGATAAAGTGCTGACACAAATGGGCTCTCCTCTCAACCCCATCTCTTCAGTGTCCTAA
- the LOC110504484 gene encoding mothers against decapentaplegic homolog 5 isoform X3, with amino-acid sequence MTSMSSLFSFTSPAVKRLLGWKQGDEEEKWAEKAVDALVKKLKKKKGAMEDLEKALSSPGQPSKCVTIPRSLDGRLQVSHRKGLPHVIYCRVWRWPDLQSHHELKPLEVCEYPFGSKQKEVCINPYHYKRVESPVLPPVLVPRHSEFNPQHSLLVQFRNMTHNEPHMPVNATFPESFQQHSGGSGTSFPISPNSPYPPSPASSGGVGTYPNSPASSGPSSPFQLPGRSDTPPPAYMPPDEQMGQEGSMETSSSGPRNMPSGDVQPVEYEEPSHWCSIVYYELNNRVGEAYHASSTSVLVDGFTDPSNNKNRFCLGLLSNVNRNSTIENTRRHIGKGVHLYYVGGEVYAECLSDTSIFVQSRNCNYHHGFHPTTVCKIPSGCSLKIFNNQEFAQLLAQSVNHGFEAVYELTKMCTIRMSFVKGWGAEYHRQDVTSTPCWIEVHLHGPLQWLDKVLTQMGSPLNPISSVS; translated from the exons ATGACCTCTATGTCCAGCCTCTTCTCCTTCACCAGTCCAGCTGTGAAGCGTCTGCTGGGGTGGAAGCAGGGGGACGAGGAGGAGAAATGGGCTGAGAAGGCTGTTGACGCTCTggtcaagaaactgaagaagaagaaaggAGCTATGGAGGACCTGGAGAAAGCCCTCAGCAGCCCAGGACAGCCCA GTAAGTGTGTGACCATCCCTCGGTCTCTGGACGGTCGTCTCCAGGTGTCTCACAGGAAGGGTCTCCCCCACGTTATCTACTGCAGAGTGTGGAGGTGGCCCGACCTACAGTCTCACCACGAGCTCAAGCCTCTGGAAGTGTGTGAATACCCCTTTGGCTCCAAGCAGAAGGAGGTCTGCATTAACCCCTACCACTACAAGAGAGTAGAGAGCCCAG TGCTGCCTCCGGTGTTGGTGCCTCGCCACAGTGAGTTCAACCCCCAACACAGCCTCTTGGTCCAGTTCAGGAACATGACTCACAACGAGCCCCACATGCCCGTGAACGCCACCTTCCCAGAGTCCTTCCAGCAGCACAGCGGGGGCAGCGGCACCTCCTTCCCAATCTCCCCCAACTCCCCCTACCCTCCCTCCCCAGCCTCCAGCGGAGGGGTGGGCACCTACCCCAACTCTCCTGCCAGCTCCGGACCCTCCAGCCCCTTCCAGCTTCCAGGTAGAT CTGATACCCCACCTCCGGCTTACATGCCCCCTGACGAGCAGATGGGACAGGAGGGGTCCATGGAGACCAGCAGCAGCGGGCCCAGGAACATGCCTAGTGGGG ATGTGCAGCCAGTGGAGTACGAGGAACCGAGCCACTGGTGCAGTATTGTGTACTATGAGTTGAACAACAGAGTGGGTGAGGCCTACCATGCTTCTTCTACCAGCGTCCTGGTGGACGGCTTCACCGACCCCTCCAACAACAAGAACCGCTTCTGCCTGGGGTTGCTCTCCAACGTCAACCGGAACTCAACCATAGAGAACACACGCCGCCACATCGGCAAAG GGGTCCATCTCTACTACGTAGGAGGTGAGGTGTATGCAGAGTGTCTGAGTGACACCAGTATCTTCGTTCAGAGTCGTAACTGTAACTATCATCACGGTTTCCACCCCACCACGGTGTGTAAGATCCCTAGTGGCTGCAGTCTGAAGATCTTTAACAACCAGGAATTTGCTCAGCTACTGGCCCAGTCTGTGAACCATGGCTTTGAGGCTGTCTACGAACTGACCAAGATGTGCACCATCCGAATGAGCTTTGTAAAG GGCTGGGGAGCTGAGTATCACCGACAAGATGTCACCAGCACCCCCTGTTGGATAGAAGTTCATCTTCACGGCCCTCTGCAATGGCTGGATAAAGTGCTGACACAAATGGGCTCTCCTCTCAACCCCATCTCTTCAGTGTCCTAA
- the LOC110504484 gene encoding mothers against decapentaplegic homolog 5 isoform X2: MTSMSSLFSFTSPAVKRLLGWKQGDEEEKWAEKAVDALVKKLKKKKGAMEDLEKALSSPGQPSKCVTIPRSLDGRLQVSHRKGLPHVIYCRVWRWPDLQSHHELKPLEVCEYPFGSKQKEVCINPYHYKRVESPVLPPVLVPRHSEFNPQHSLLVQFRNMTHNEPHMPVNATFPESFQQHSGGSGTSFPISPNSPYPPSPASSGGVGTYPNSPASSGPSSPFQLPGSSASQGDSQKCIPTVCIRVTGERQSVHPSLDTAWGLTPSSCSADTPPPAYMPPDEQMGQEGSMETSSSGPRNMPSGDVQPVEYEEPSHWCSIVYYELNNRVGEAYHASSTSVLVDGFTDPSNNKNRFCLGLLSNVNRNSTIENTRRHIGKGVHLYYVGGEVYAECLSDTSIFVQSRNCNYHHGFHPTTVCKIPSGCSLKIFNNQEFAQLLAQSVNHGFEAVYELTKMCTIRMSFVKGWGAEYHRQDVTSTPCWIEVHLHGPLQWLDKVLTQMGSPLNPISSVS, translated from the exons ATGACCTCTATGTCCAGCCTCTTCTCCTTCACCAGTCCAGCTGTGAAGCGTCTGCTGGGGTGGAAGCAGGGGGACGAGGAGGAGAAATGGGCTGAGAAGGCTGTTGACGCTCTggtcaagaaactgaagaagaagaaaggAGCTATGGAGGACCTGGAGAAAGCCCTCAGCAGCCCAGGACAGCCCA GTAAGTGTGTGACCATCCCTCGGTCTCTGGACGGTCGTCTCCAGGTGTCTCACAGGAAGGGTCTCCCCCACGTTATCTACTGCAGAGTGTGGAGGTGGCCCGACCTACAGTCTCACCACGAGCTCAAGCCTCTGGAAGTGTGTGAATACCCCTTTGGCTCCAAGCAGAAGGAGGTCTGCATTAACCCCTACCACTACAAGAGAGTAGAGAGCCCAG TGCTGCCTCCGGTGTTGGTGCCTCGCCACAGTGAGTTCAACCCCCAACACAGCCTCTTGGTCCAGTTCAGGAACATGACTCACAACGAGCCCCACATGCCCGTGAACGCCACCTTCCCAGAGTCCTTCCAGCAGCACAGCGGGGGCAGCGGCACCTCCTTCCCAATCTCCCCCAACTCCCCCTACCCTCCCTCCCCAGCCTCCAGCGGAGGGGTGGGCACCTACCCCAACTCTCCTGCCAGCTCCGGACCCTCCAGCCCCTTCCAGCTTCCAG GGTCTTCTGCCAGCCAGGGGGACAGTCAAAAGTGTATACCGACGGTCTGCATCAGGGTGACTGGTGAGCGTCAGTCAGTGCACCCATCTCTGGACACAGCATGGGGTCTGACCCCCAGCTCCTGTTCTG CTGATACCCCACCTCCGGCTTACATGCCCCCTGACGAGCAGATGGGACAGGAGGGGTCCATGGAGACCAGCAGCAGCGGGCCCAGGAACATGCCTAGTGGGG ATGTGCAGCCAGTGGAGTACGAGGAACCGAGCCACTGGTGCAGTATTGTGTACTATGAGTTGAACAACAGAGTGGGTGAGGCCTACCATGCTTCTTCTACCAGCGTCCTGGTGGACGGCTTCACCGACCCCTCCAACAACAAGAACCGCTTCTGCCTGGGGTTGCTCTCCAACGTCAACCGGAACTCAACCATAGAGAACACACGCCGCCACATCGGCAAAG GGGTCCATCTCTACTACGTAGGAGGTGAGGTGTATGCAGAGTGTCTGAGTGACACCAGTATCTTCGTTCAGAGTCGTAACTGTAACTATCATCACGGTTTCCACCCCACCACGGTGTGTAAGATCCCTAGTGGCTGCAGTCTGAAGATCTTTAACAACCAGGAATTTGCTCAGCTACTGGCCCAGTCTGTGAACCATGGCTTTGAGGCTGTCTACGAACTGACCAAGATGTGCACCATCCGAATGAGCTTTGTAAAG GGCTGGGGAGCTGAGTATCACCGACAAGATGTCACCAGCACCCCCTGTTGGATAGAAGTTCATCTTCACGGCCCTCTGCAATGGCTGGATAAAGTGCTGACACAAATGGGCTCTCCTCTCAACCCCATCTCTTCAGTGTCCTAA
- the LOC110504484 gene encoding mothers against decapentaplegic homolog 5 isoform X4 — MTSMSSLFSFTSPAVKRLLGWKQGDEEEKWAEKAVDALVKKLKKKKGAMEDLEKALSSPGQPSKCVTIPRSLDGRLQVSHRKGLPHVIYCRVWRWPDLQSHHELKPLEVCEYPFGSKQKEVCINPYHYKRVESPVLPPVLVPRHSEFNPQHSLLVQFRNMTHNEPHMPVNATFPESFQQHSGGSGTSFPISPNSPYPPSPASSGGVGTYPNSPASSGPSSPFQLPADTPPPAYMPPDEQMGQEGSMETSSSGPRNMPSGDVQPVEYEEPSHWCSIVYYELNNRVGEAYHASSTSVLVDGFTDPSNNKNRFCLGLLSNVNRNSTIENTRRHIGKGVHLYYVGGEVYAECLSDTSIFVQSRNCNYHHGFHPTTVCKIPSGCSLKIFNNQEFAQLLAQSVNHGFEAVYELTKMCTIRMSFVKGWGAEYHRQDVTSTPCWIEVHLHGPLQWLDKVLTQMGSPLNPISSVS, encoded by the exons ATGACCTCTATGTCCAGCCTCTTCTCCTTCACCAGTCCAGCTGTGAAGCGTCTGCTGGGGTGGAAGCAGGGGGACGAGGAGGAGAAATGGGCTGAGAAGGCTGTTGACGCTCTggtcaagaaactgaagaagaagaaaggAGCTATGGAGGACCTGGAGAAAGCCCTCAGCAGCCCAGGACAGCCCA GTAAGTGTGTGACCATCCCTCGGTCTCTGGACGGTCGTCTCCAGGTGTCTCACAGGAAGGGTCTCCCCCACGTTATCTACTGCAGAGTGTGGAGGTGGCCCGACCTACAGTCTCACCACGAGCTCAAGCCTCTGGAAGTGTGTGAATACCCCTTTGGCTCCAAGCAGAAGGAGGTCTGCATTAACCCCTACCACTACAAGAGAGTAGAGAGCCCAG TGCTGCCTCCGGTGTTGGTGCCTCGCCACAGTGAGTTCAACCCCCAACACAGCCTCTTGGTCCAGTTCAGGAACATGACTCACAACGAGCCCCACATGCCCGTGAACGCCACCTTCCCAGAGTCCTTCCAGCAGCACAGCGGGGGCAGCGGCACCTCCTTCCCAATCTCCCCCAACTCCCCCTACCCTCCCTCCCCAGCCTCCAGCGGAGGGGTGGGCACCTACCCCAACTCTCCTGCCAGCTCCGGACCCTCCAGCCCCTTCCAGCTTCCAG CTGATACCCCACCTCCGGCTTACATGCCCCCTGACGAGCAGATGGGACAGGAGGGGTCCATGGAGACCAGCAGCAGCGGGCCCAGGAACATGCCTAGTGGGG ATGTGCAGCCAGTGGAGTACGAGGAACCGAGCCACTGGTGCAGTATTGTGTACTATGAGTTGAACAACAGAGTGGGTGAGGCCTACCATGCTTCTTCTACCAGCGTCCTGGTGGACGGCTTCACCGACCCCTCCAACAACAAGAACCGCTTCTGCCTGGGGTTGCTCTCCAACGTCAACCGGAACTCAACCATAGAGAACACACGCCGCCACATCGGCAAAG GGGTCCATCTCTACTACGTAGGAGGTGAGGTGTATGCAGAGTGTCTGAGTGACACCAGTATCTTCGTTCAGAGTCGTAACTGTAACTATCATCACGGTTTCCACCCCACCACGGTGTGTAAGATCCCTAGTGGCTGCAGTCTGAAGATCTTTAACAACCAGGAATTTGCTCAGCTACTGGCCCAGTCTGTGAACCATGGCTTTGAGGCTGTCTACGAACTGACCAAGATGTGCACCATCCGAATGAGCTTTGTAAAG GGCTGGGGAGCTGAGTATCACCGACAAGATGTCACCAGCACCCCCTGTTGGATAGAAGTTCATCTTCACGGCCCTCTGCAATGGCTGGATAAAGTGCTGACACAAATGGGCTCTCCTCTCAACCCCATCTCTTCAGTGTCCTAA